A stretch of the Lactuca sativa cultivar Salinas chromosome 9, Lsat_Salinas_v11, whole genome shotgun sequence genome encodes the following:
- the LOC111885587 gene encoding UDP-glycosyltransferase 87A2 — MAMNQVVVMPYPARGHLNPLMSLCDLLSSRSDGTTIFTVVVTEEWLGLIGSDPKPDNVRFATIPNVIPSEHGRGSDMIGFLTAVQSKMEAPFEKVLDQLKLPVKLIIGDAFLSWILDVADRRNIPVAAYWAMSASMFTMWYHVDLLEQHGHIFVDLSEREEEWVDYIPGLSPTKVADMSPVTREQLHLSPNLISMMKRVQSLLLPTIYELEHEAVDALRSELHKPIYTFGPNIRQLQPQSHVSKSKYMTWLDSKPPNSVLYICLGSFLSVSTSQMHEIAAGLKQSGVNFLWVAKGRLNESFGDEGLVVEWCDQIRVLLHSSVGGFWSHCGWNSVKESVFSGVPMLSFPIFADQPLNSKVVVDDWRNGWKMKKEARRNNLVKRGEIAEIVSRFMDNGSVERREMVERVKNLRDACRVSIEKGGSAVKDVDVFIKNNII, encoded by the exons ATGGCGATGAATCAAGTGGTGGTGATGCCGTACCCAGCTAGAGGCCACCTGAATCCTCTAATGAGCCTCTGTGACTTGCTTTCTTCCAGATCAGACGGCACCACCATCTTCACCGTCGTAGTCACGGAGGAGTGGCTAGGACTCATCGGATCTGATCCAAAACCTGATAATGTCCGATTCGCCACCATTCCTAATGTAATTCCATCTGAGCATGGCCGCGGCTCCGACATGATCGGATTCCTCACCGCTGTTCAAAGCAAAATGGAAGCTCCATTTGAAAAGGTGCTTGATCAGTTAAAGCTTCCAGTGAAACTCATAATCGGCGATGCTTTTTTGAGCTGGATTCTAGATGTTGCTGACCGGAGGAATATTCCGGTGGCAGCCTATTGGGCGATGTCTGCATCAATGTTTACCATGTGGTATCATGTTGACCTCCTTGAACAGCATGGCCACATTTTTGTTGATTTATCAG aaagagaagaagaatggGTTGATTACATCCCTGGATTATCTCCCACGAAAGTTGCAGATATGTCTCCGGTCACCAGGGAACAACTTCATCTTTCACCTAATCTCATATCAATGATGAAAAGAGTTCAATCTCTTCTCCTACCCACAATCTATGAGTTAGAACACGAAGCTGTGGATGCACTAAGATCCGAATTACACAAACCCATCTACACATTTGGACCAAACATACGCCAACTCCAACCCCAATCACACGTCTCCAAATCCAAATACATGACATGGCTAGATTCCAAGCCTCCAAACAGTGTTCTATACATTTGTTTGGGAAGCTTTCTTTCGGTTTCCACTTCCCAAATGCATGAAATCGCAGCCGGTTTAAAGCAAAGCGGTGTGAATTTTTTATGGGTCGCTAAAGGAAGGTTGAACGAGAGTTTTGGTGATGAAGGGTTGGTTGTGGAATGGTgtgatcaaattagggttttgttgcATTCTTCGGTGGGAGGGTTTTGGAGTCACTGTGGGTGGAATTCAGTGAAGGAAAGTGTGTTTTCTGGTGTTCCGATGTTGAGTTTTCCGATATTTGCTGACCAACCACTTAATAGCAAGGTGGTTGTAGATGATTGGAGGAATGGATGGAAGATGAAGAAGGAAGCGCGTAGAAATAATTTGGTGAAGAGGGGGGAAATTGCAGAGATTGTGAGTCGGTTTATGGATAATGGAAGTGTGGAGAGAAGAGAAATGGTGGAACGGGTGAAAAATCTTCGGGATGCTTGTCGTGTGAGTATTGAGAAAGGTGGATCAGCTGTGAAAGACGTCgatgtttttattaaaaacaataTCATCTAA
- the LOC111885542 gene encoding uncharacterized protein LOC111885542 — MEDSGGGRSRRNELDEETNAPPAPASLTLGGILSIKQTPPYRIQDRTLLDLIRDDQTCGKEPKTTWKMIREKLRLKLAGSVCTTTAPTLASLVPITTESNRLSTRHGSTQRNSTDESTWQLNSPQVTNSSNIPETQTARVQTDPPVEESEQTSTEENRGAGGEGEPAAARMSLMSLLEVDGSAYLDYEEEKEAEEMEEEEEVEEGGGGGGGYKYNNCCVCMVRHKGAAFIPCGHTFCRLCSRELFVQRASCPLCNNLILEILDIF, encoded by the coding sequence ATGGAAGACAGCGGTGGTGGTCGGAGCCGGCgtaacgagttggatgaagaaacTAACGCTCCACCTGCACCAGCTAGTTTAACGCTCGGTGGAATCCTGTCGATCAAGCAGACGCCGCCTTATCGGATCCAAGATCGTACTCTACTGGATCTTATACGCGATGATCAGACTTGTGGAAAAGAACCGAAGACGACGTGGAAGATGATTAGAGAGAAACTCCGGCTCAAACTCGCTGGTTCAGTCTGTACAACCACCGCCCCTACTCTCGCCTCTCTTGTCCCCATTACCACAGAGAGCAATCGTCTGTCGACGCGACATGGTTCGACTCAGCGGAACTCCACCGACGAATCAACGTGGCAGTTGAATTCACCGCAGGTAACTAACTCTAGTAACATACCGGAAACGCAAACAGCCAGGGTACAAACTGACCCGCCGGTGGAGGAAAGTGAGCAAACCTCGACGGAGGAAAATCGGGGCGCCGGTGGAGAAGGAGAACCGGCGGCGGCGAGGATGTCGTTGATGTCGCTGTTGGAAGTGGATGGATCTGCGTATTTGGAttatgaagaagaaaaagaggcgGAGGagatggaggaggaggaggaggtggaagaaggcggtggtggtggaggaggatacAAGTACAACAACTGCTGCGTGTGCATGGTAAGACATAAGGGCGCAGCATTTATTCCCTGTGGGCACACTTTCTGCAGACTCTGTTCAAGGGAGCTTTTTGTTCAAAGGGCTAGTTGTCCATTATGCAACAATCTGATCTTGGAAATTCTTGATATCTTTTag